A region from the Vicia villosa cultivar HV-30 ecotype Madison, WI linkage group LG3, Vvil1.0, whole genome shotgun sequence genome encodes:
- the LOC131661246 gene encoding transcription termination factor MTERF8, chloroplastic-like — MALAALPLFSNPPCHCSSSITTFLPSHSRHLTTQPFISPLTKSQPPNSNYFLSQSRLSTHCRCTSHTPNLDFQYVRLVTLFQEIGISFEEANLLLSNASELTSIQLDLLRDRILSLKSLGLGRMSINHIVTEQLNVLTSNEIDPLLSFLRNELQGQVEEAKVKLLLLANEPKELSDFPQKVQLLIDSGFGVGKIAHVLNKVSLSKAICHRSMEEIERVISFLKPFGGVDLIVKNPAILNYDLDNQLKPRIRVLTELSGGDDDSVGKVLNRFPIILNYTVEHVEEHIEFLKSFAELDDQQIFTIVLVFPAIFTNSREMKLRPRIQFLKDCGLDSGDIFKFLFRAPVFLSISFRKNLASKLLFLVKIGYEYRTKELAMAIAASTRTSCGNMQKVVSLFLNSGLSSEEIFAMSKKHPPILRYNHASLEKKIKYLTEEMDRDIKELLDFPAFLGYKLDDRIKHRYEIKKDLWEGQISLNQLLTVSSKNFSDKPKKASVKSKLE; from the exons ATGGCGCTAGCAGCACTCCCTCTATTCTCTAATCCTCCATGCCATTGCTCTTCTTCTATAACAACCTTTCTTCCTTCACATTCTCGTCATCTTACAACCCAACCCTTCATCTCCCCACTCACCAAATCACAACCACCAAACAGCAACTATTTCCTTTCCCAATCTCGACTCTCCACCCACTGCCGCTGCACTTCCCACACGCCCAATCTCGATTTCCAATACG TCAGACTTGTCACTTTGTTTCAAGAAATCGGTATCAGCTTTGAGGAAGCCAATTTGCTCTTGAGCAATGCTTCCGAACTGACCTCGATACAACTAGATTTATTGCGGGATCGCATTCTTTCTTTAAAATCTCTTGGATTAGGTCGTATGTCCATCAATCACATAGTTACAGAGCAATTGAATGTGCTAACTTCAAATGAAATTGACCCATTGCTAAGCTTTTTGAGAAATGAATTGCAAGGACAGGTTGAGGAAGCTAAGGTGAAACTTCTTTTATTGGCTAATGAGCCAAAAGAATTATCTGATTTTCCTCAGAAGGTTCAATTGCTTATTGACAGTGGATTTGGGGTTGGTAAGATTGCACATGTGCTTAACAAAGTGAGTTTGTCAAAGGCAATTTGTCATAGGtcaatggaagaaattgaaagagTAATTAGTTTCTTAAAACCATTCGGTGGTGTTGATTTGATTGTGAAGAACCCTGCAATTCTCAACTATGATTTGGATAATCAGCTGAAACCGAGAATTAGGGTTCTTACTGAGTTAAGTGGCGGAGATGACGATAGTGTTGGGAAAGTGCTGAATAGGTTTCCTATTATCTTGAATTATACTGTGGAACATGTTGAGGAACATATAGAGTTCTTGAAGTCTTTTGCAGAACTTGATGATCAACAAATATTTACGATAGTGTTGGTGTTTCCAGCTATCTTCACTAATAGTAGAGAGATGAAACTGCGTCCTAGAATACAATTTCTCAAGGATTGTGGATTAGACTCGGGTGATATCTTTAAATTTTTGTTCCGAGCACCGGTGTTTTTGAGCATTTCGTTCCGCAAGAATCTTGCTTCTAAGCTTTTGTTTTTGGTCAAGATTGGGTATGAATATAGGACAAAAGAGTTGGCAATGGCGATTGCGGCTTCTACTAGAACAAGCTGTGGGAATATGCAGAAGGTGGTGAGTTTATTCTTGAATTCTGGGTTGTCGTCCGAAGAAATTTTTGCTATGAGTAAGAAGCATCCACCGATACTGCGGTATAATCACGCCTCTCTAGAGAAGAAGATAAAGTATTTGACAGAGGAGATGGATCGTGACATTAAGGAGTTGCTGGATTTTCCTGCATTTCTTGGATACAAGTTAGATGATAGAATTAAGCATAGGTATGAAATAAAGAAGGATTTATGGGAGGGACAAATATCTCTCAATCAACTTTTAACTGTTTCAAGTAAGAACTTCAGTGATAAGCCAAAAAAGGCTTCTGTAAAATCTAAATTGGAATAA